The genomic stretch ATCTATCAAAACGTATGAAAAGATTTCCCAGAGGAGACGGTCCTATATATCCTAGCACATGAAGCGCGTGAATAATTGTACCACGTACTAGAAAATTCAGAGTTAGGACCAAGTTATTTTTATTTGATAGAAAATACACTGTCAATATTTATTTTGGAGAGCCATTATATTACTTTACCAGGCATAAGGTTGAGATTTGACTTGTATATCTCTCAGTACCATGGTCACCAGGGTTCATATACACTGTCAATATTTATTTTAAAGAGCTATTATATTACTTTACCAGGCATAAGGTTGAATTTTGACTTGTATATCTCTCAGTTTGTGACAGTATGTAAACTAAGCCTATTGTATCAGAATTTTCGTTACTAATATATAGTTTTCTAAATTCTGTTGATTTGATGCTATTCAGTAATTTGTATGAAATGCAGCATGAAATAGACCCACAAGCTCAGAATGGTCGCAATGACAAGAAGACCTTGGAGCCAATAGAAGCGGAGGAGCCAGCAAGCGAGGGTagtagtgcagcgatcaaaaacaggGAACAGATCTCGTTATCAAATAAGGCTGGGTCATATCTGCCAAGTGACGTTGTTCAGACTCAGTTACTAGCTATTCCAGAGGAAGAGGCTGCCTCAAAAAAGCCACAGTtgaaaatgaagaaagagaaggaAAGAAAGACGGCGAAACTTGTGAAAATCAAGAAAGAGCAACAGTTGGGTGGTGTTGACAAGACCCAGTTTcctgttgagccacatatgcctgGTGATGGTGAACAAGCTCATTCACTGTGTGTTCCAGAGGAAGAGGATGCCTCAAAAAACTTGCAAatgaagaagaaagagaagaaaaggaagagggtGGAACTTGAGGAAATCAAGAAAGATGAGCAGTTGGGTGGTGCCGACAAGACCCAGTTTCCTGTTGAGCCCGATATGCCTAGTGACGCTGAAAAAGCTCATTCACTGTGTGTTCTAGAGGAAGAGGATGCCTCAAAAAACTTGCAGatgaagaagaaagagaagaaaaggaagagggtGGAACTTGAGGAAATCAAGAAAGAGGAACCATGGAGGTGGCATGCTACCTTCTGCACGGTGCTTAGAGAGAATAGTCTGCACAAGGGCTTTCTCATCCTGCGAGGAAATGTGAAGCGCCTTTACCTATTTGACATTGAGGGAACGAAACTTGATCTGAAGTACCTCAAGGAAGGAGAAACAGTCTATACAGGAGCTGTTTTTGAGTTCCCTTGCCACATTGTTGATGTTGGACAACCCATTCTTAAAGATGAGGATGCTTATGCCGCCATTGAACATGAATCAAAGAGGGATGTGAAGAGGAAGCGTTTGAAGAGAAAACCACAGCCGGTGACATCACCACAGGCAGCATTGCTGAGATCATCCATAGGCATGTTTGCGAGAGTGGCATCATCAAGGAAGGGAGTGTCCCCTCAAGCAAATGTTACTGTGCATTTCCCGTCTCCACATCTTCAACGGAGGCGTCGACCAAGGAAACTTAAATCAAAGATTTGGAAAGATTTCAGCCCTATGTATGAACATGGAAAAGTTTCTCAAGGTCGCTGCAAGCATTGCAACGAAGTGTTTCTTGCCTCTCAGAATTCAGGG from Lolium rigidum isolate FL_2022 chromosome 4, APGP_CSIRO_Lrig_0.1, whole genome shotgun sequence encodes the following:
- the LOC124648567 gene encoding uncharacterized protein LOC124648567, with the translated sequence MSSTAEEPTEDAAGEWGKNPASKVEKKSAPKKDKNSTRDGGGIGVNLMLGKEQHEIDPQAQNGRNDKKTLEPIEAEEPASEGSSAAIKNREQISLSNKAGSYLPSDVVQTQLLAIPEEEAASKKPQLKMKKEKERKTAKLVKIKKEQQLGGVDKTQFPVEPHMPGDGEQAHSLCVPEEEDASKNLQMKKKEKKRKRVELEEIKKDEQLGGADKTQFPVEPDMPSDAEKAHSLCVLEEEDASKNLQMKKKEKKRKRVELEEIKKEEPWRWHATFCTVLRENSLHKGFLILRGNVKRLYLFDIEGTKLDLKYLKEGETVYTGAVFEFPCHIVDVGQPILKDEDAYAAIEHESKRDVKRKRLKRKPQPVTSPQAALLRSSIGMFARVASSRKGVSPQANVTVHFPSPHLQRRRRPRKLKSKIWKDFSPMYEHGKVSQGRCKHCNEVFLASQNSGTNHIRRHLKTCVVRSNMHEMVAKMRASSLSPKCLALDDWHYSQEESRKHLANMIVQHGLPFSIVEYSGFVKFVKSLNPMFNMVSRTTVKEDCMESYKEQRSMLRETLKNCGARVSLTADMWTSNQRLGYLCVTCHFIDKTWKMREKNTQILYDGNAT